A region of Homo sapiens chromosome X, GRCh38.p14 Primary Assembly DNA encodes the following proteins:
- the GPRASP1 gene encoding G-protein coupled receptor-associated sorting protein 1, translating to MTGAEIESGAQVKPEKKPGEEVVGGAEIENDVPLVVRPKVRTQAQIMPGARPKNKSKVMPGASTKVETSAVGGARPKSKAKAIPVSRFKEEAQMWAQPRFGAERLSKTERNSQTNIIASPLVSTDSVLVAKTKYLSEDRELVNTDTESFPRRKAHYQAGFQPSFRSKEETNMGSWCCPRPTSKQEASPNSDFKWVDKSVSSLFWSGDEVTAKFHPGNRVKDSNRSMHMANQEANTMSRSQTNQELYIASSSGSEDESVKTPWFWARDKTNTWSGPREDPNSRSRFRSKKEVYVESSSGSEHEDHLESWFGAGKEAKFRSKMRAGKEANNRARHRAKREACIDFMPGSIDVIKKESCFWPEENANTFSRPMIKKEARARAMTKEEAKTKARARAKQEARSEEEALIGTWFWATDESSMADEASIESSLQVEDESIIGSWFWTEEEASMGTGASSKSRPRTDGERIGDSLFGAREKTSMKTGAEATSESILAADDEQVIIGSWFWAGEEVNQEAEEETIFGSWFWVIDAASVESGVGVSCESRTRSEEEEVIGPWFWSGEQVDIEAGIGEEARPGAEEETIFGSWFWAENQTYMDCRAETSCDTMQGAEEEEPIIGSWFWTRVEACVEGDVNSKSSLEDKEEAMIPCFGAKEEVSMKHGTGVRCRFMAGAEETNNKSCFWAEKEPCMYPAGGGSWKSRPEEEEDIVNSWFWSRKYTKPEAIIGSWLWATEESNIDGTGEKAKLLTEEETIINSWFWKEDEAISEATDREESRPEAEEGDIIGSWFWAGEEDRLEPAAETREEDRLAAEKEGIVGSWFGAREETIRREAGSCSKSSPKAEEEEVIIGSWFWEEEASPEAVAGVGFESKPGTEEEEITVGSWFWPEEEASIQAGSQAVEEMESETEEETIFGSWFWDGKEVSEEAGPCCVSKPEDDEEMIVESWFWSRDKAIKETGTVATCESKPENEEGAIVGSWFEAEDEVDNRTDNGSNCGSRTLADEDEAIVGSWFWAGDEAHFESNPSPVFRAICRSTCSVEQEPDPSRRPQSWEEVTVQFKPGPWGRVGFPSISPFRFPKEAASLFCEMFGGKPRNMVLSPEGEDQESLLQPDQPSPEFPFQYDPSYRSVQEIREHLRAKESTEPESSSCNCIQCELKIGSEEFEELLLLMEKIRDPFIHEISKIAMGMRSASQFTRDFIRDSGVVSLIETLLNYPSSRVRTSFLENMIRMAPPYPNLNIIQTYICKVCEETLAYSVDSPEQLSGIRMIRHLTTTTDYHTLVANYMSGFLSLLATGNAKTRFHVLKMLLNLSENLFMTKELLSAEAVSEFIGLFNREETNDNIQIVLAIFENIGNNIKKETVFSDDDFNIEPLISAFHKVEKFAKELQGKTDNQNDPEGDQEN from the coding sequence ATGACTGGGGCAGAGATTGAGTCTGGTGCCCAGGTCAAGCCTGAAAAGAAGCCTGGGGAAGAGGTTGTAGGTGGGGCTGAGATAGAGAATGATGTCCCTCTGGTGGTCAGACCCAAGGTTAGGACCCAGGCCCAGATAATGCCTGGGGCAAGGCCCAAGAATAAGTCCAAGGTTATGCCTGGAGCAAGCACCAAAGTTGAGACAAGTGCAGTGGGTGGGGCACGCCCTAAGAGTAAGGCCAAGGCAATACCTGTTTCACGATTTAAGGAAGAAGCCCAGATGTGGGCTCAGCCCAGGTTTGGTGCTGAAAGATTGTCtaagacagagagaaactcccAGACCAATATCATAGCCTCTCCACTTGTCAGTACTGATTCTGTCTTGGTTGCTAAAACAAAGTACCTGTCTGAGGATAGAGAACTGGTTAATACAGACACTGAGAGCTTTCCTAGAAGGAAGGCCCATTACCAAGCAGGATTCCAGCCTTCTTTTAGGTCAAAGGAGGAGACCAATATGGGGTCCTGGTGCTGTCCTAGGCCTACATCCAAACAAGAAGCCTCTCCTAATTCTGATTTCAAATGGGTAGACAAATCTGTGAGTTCCTTGTTCTGGAGTGGAGATGAGGTCACTGCAAAATTTCATCCTGGGAATAGGGTAAAAGACAGTAACAGATCCATGCACATGGCCAATCAAGAGGCTAATACCATGTCTAGGTCCCAAACTAACCAGGAGCTCTATATTGCATCTAGTTCTGGTTCTGAGGATGAGTCTGTTAAGACACCCTGGTTCTGGGCCAGAGATAAAACCAATACCTGGTCTGGGCCCAGGGAAGATCCCAATAGCAGGTCCAGGTTTAGGTCTAAGAAAGAAGTCTATGTTGAATCAAGTTCTGGATCTGAGCATGAAGACCATTTGGAGTCCTGGTTTGGGGCTGGAAAGGAGGCCAAATTCAGGTCCAAAATGAGAGCTGGGAAGGAGGCCAataacagggccaggcacagggccAAGCGAGAAGCTTGCATTGATTTCATGCCTGGGTCTATAGATGTAATTAAAAAAGAGTCCTGTTTCTGGCCTGAAGAAAATGCTAATACCTTTTCAAGGCCCATGATCAAGAAAGAGGCCAGGGCCAGAGCAATGACAAAGGAAGAGGCCAAAACCAAGGCCCGAGCCAGGGCCAAGCAAGAAGCCAGGTCAGAGGAGGAAGCCCTCATTGGGACCTGGTTCTGGGCTACAGACGAGTCCAGCATGGCAGATGAAGCCAGCATAGAGTCCAGTCTACAAGTGGAGGATGAGTCCATAATTGGGAGTTGGTTCTGGACTGAAGAAGAGGCCAGTATGGGGACTGGGGCTAGCAGTAAATCCAGACCAAGGACTGATGGGGAGCGTATTGGTGATTCCTTATTTGGGGCTAGGGAAAAGACCAGTATGAAAACTGGGGCTGAGGCCACCTCTGAATCTATACTAGCAGCTGATGATGAACAGGTCATTATTGGTTCCTGGTTCTGGGCTGGTGAAGAGGTCAaccaagaggctgaggaagagaccATTTTTGGGTCGTGGTTCTGGGTCATTGATGCGGCCAGTGTGGAATCTGGTGTTGGGGTCAGCTGTGAGTCCAGGACAAGGTCTGAGGAAGAAGAGGTCATTGGTCCCTGGTTTTGGTCTGGAGAACAAGTTGATATAGAGGCTGGAATCGGAGAAGAGGCCAGGCCAGGAGCTGAAGAAGAGACAATATTCGGGTCCTGGTTTTGGGCTGAAAACCAGACCTATATGGATTGTAGGGCTGAAACTAGCTGTGACACCATGCaaggggctgaggaggaggagcccATTATTGGGTCCTGGTTTTGGACCAGAGTAGAAGCTTGTGTGGAGGGTGATGTCAACAGCAAGTCTAGCCTGGAGGACAAGGAAGAGGCCATGATACCATGTTTTGGAGCCAAAGAAGAGGTCAGTATGAAGCATGGGACTGGTGTCAGATGCAGATTTATGGCAGGGGCTGAGGAGACCAATAATAAGTCTTGCTTCTGGGCAGAAAAAGAACCCTGTATGTATCCTGCCGGTGGAGGAAGTTGGAAGTCTAggccagaggaggaagaggacatTGTCAATTCGTGGTTCTGGTCCAGAAAATACACAAAGCCAGAGGCCATTATAGGGTCCTGGTTATGGGCTACAGAAGAGAGTAATATAGATGGGACTGGAGAAAAGGCCAAGTTACTGACTGAAGAGGAGACCATAATCAATTCCTGGTTCTGGAAAGAAGATGAAGCCATTTCAGAGGCTACTGACAGAGAAGAGTCCAGGCCAGAAGCTGAGGAGGGGGACATTATTGGTTCTTGGTTCTGGGCTGGAGAAGAGGACAGACTAGAGCCAGCTGCTGAGACTAGAGAAGAAGACAGGCTAGCAGCTGAGAAAGAAGGTATTGTTGGGTCCTGGTTTGGGGCCAGAGAAGAGACCATTAGAAGAGAGGCTGGGTCTTGCAGCAAATCCAGTCCTAAAGCTGAAGAGGAAGAAGTCATTATTGGGTCCTGGTTCTGGGAAGAAGAGGCCAGTCCGGAGGCAGTGGCAGGAGTCGGCTTTGAGTCAAAGCCTGGGACTGAGGAGGAAGAAATCACTGTTGGGTCCTGGTTCTGGCCTGAAGAAGAAGCCAGTATACAGGCTGGATCTCAGGCAGTAGAGGAAATGGAGTCAGAGACTGAAGAGGAAACCATTTTTGGGTCCTGGTTCTGGGATGGAAAAGAAGTCAGTGAAGAAGCAGGACCATGCTGTGTATCCAAGCCAGAGGATGATGAAGAGATGATTGTTGAGTCCTGGTTCTGGTCTAGAGACAAAGCCATTAAGGAAACTGGAACTGTGGCCACCTGTGAGTCCAAGCCAGAAAATGAGGAAGGGGCCATTGTTGGGTCTTGGTTTGAGGCTGAAGATGAGGTAGATAACAGGACTGACAATGGAAGCAACTGTGGGTCCAGGACATTAGCTGATGAAGATGAGGCCATAGTGGGGTCCTGGTTCTGGGCAGGAGATGAGGCCCATTTTGAATCAAATCCTAGCCCCGTGTTCAGGGCCATTTGCAGGTCCACGTGTTCAGTTGAACAGGAGCCTGATCCTTCACGCAGGCCTCAGAGTTGGGAGGAGGTCACTGTTCAGTTCAAGCCTGGTCCATGGGGTAGGGTCGGCTTCCCATCTATAAGCCCCTTTAGATTTCCGAAAGAGGCAGCATCTTTATTCTGTGAAATGTTTGGGGGCAAACCCAGGAACATGGTACTTAGCCCAGAAGGGGAAGATCAGGAATCTTTGCTTCAGCCTGATCAGCCTAGTCCTGAGTTCCCATTTCAGTATGATCCTTCCTACAGGTCAGTCCAGGAAATTCGAGAGCATCTTAGGGCCAAGGAGAGTACAGAGCCTGAGAGTTCATCCTGTAACTGCATACAATGTGAGCTGAAAATTGGTTCTGAAGAGTTTGAAGAACTCCTTTTATTAATGGAAAAAATTCGGGATCCTTTTATTCATGAAATATCTAAAATCGCAATGGGTATGAGAAGTGCTTCTCAATTTACCCGAGATTTCATTCGAGATTCAGGTGTTGTCTCACTTATTGAAACCTTGCTTAATTATCCGTCCTCCCGAGTTAGAACAAGTTTTTTGGAAAATATGATTCGCATGGCCCCACCTTATCCGAATCTAAACATAATTCAGACATACATATGTAAAGTGTGTGAGGAAACCCTTGCTTATAGCGTGGATTCCCCGGAACAGCTGTCTGGAATAAGGATGATTAGACATCTCACTACTACTACTGACTATCACACACTGGTTGCCAATTATATGTCTGGGTTTCTCTCCTTATTAGCTACAGGCAATGCCAAAACAAGGTTTCATGTTTTGAAAATGCTACTGAATTTGTCTGAAAATCTTTTCATGACAAAAGAACTACTCAGTGCTGAAGCAGTGTCAGAATTTATAGGCCTCTTTAACAGGGAAGAGACAAATGACAATATTCAAATTGTTCTTGCAATATTTGAGAATATTGGCAAcaatatcaaaaaagaaacagtGTTCTCTGATGATGATTTCAATATTGAGCCGCTTATTTCTGCATTCCACAAAGTTGAGAAATTTGCTAAGGAACTGCAAGGCAAAACAGACAATCAAAATGACCCTGAAGGGGACCAAGAAAATTAG